A segment of the Bufo bufo chromosome 5, aBufBuf1.1, whole genome shotgun sequence genome:
tactgtactatactatgctgcacaatactgtgctgtactatactatgctgcactatactgtgctatactataatatactgtgctgtactagactatgctgtactatactatgctgtgctgtactatactatactgtgctgtactataatatactgtactatactatgctgtacaatactatgctgtactgtgctgtactatactgtactatgctgtgctgtactatactctactgtgctgtactataatgtactataatatactgtactatactatgctgcactatactatgctgtgctataatatactgtactatactataccgtgctgtactatactatactgtgctgtactatactgtgctgtactatactgtgctgtactatactgtactatactataatgtactataatatactgtactatactatgctgtgctataatatattgtactatactgtactataatatactgtactatactatgctgtactatattgtgctataatatactgtactatactatactgtgctgtactatgctgtgctataatatactgtactatactatgctgtgctgcactatactatactgtactatactatgttgTACTATATtgtaatataatatactgtactatactgtgctataatatactatactgtactatactgcactatactgtactatcctatactgtactataatatactgcactatactatgctgtgctgtactatactatactgtactatactatactgtactatactataatatactgtactgtgctgtactatactgtaatatactgtactattatatactatactataatatactgtactatactttgcacctCCGTAATCTCAGTACAATACGGCAATGGAGGGGATTATAGGGGCAGTTTTCTCTACTTTTCTTACTCCCCAGAATGTTTCCGGGGGTCAGTAAAGCGGGGTCCACACTTCTGGGGGGCGGGGCCATACTCTGCCCCATTGTACCGGAACccccactgctgcagccaggagccCAGGAGAGAAGTCCTCTGTCATCTGCGGAGCCCTGACCACAAGACGCATCTCTGCTCCCTGAGAGCCCTGTACacacatgaggcggcatcactGCGGCGGGGAATGTGCGGGGACACGGAGCACTGGAGCCGGCAGGGAGCGGAGGCCGCCGCCTGTGTTACCCTCCCGGGCTCTCCGCGGCTCCAGCTCCtccccgcagcgtccaagcagctTCCTGCGGCCCCACCTTGTGGGAAAGAGCCCTGGGATGGGGACGGGGGCCGGGAAGAGAGGGAACGAGCCCCCGCAGCGGAGCCATCGGGCCGGATCCAGCCGGATGTGCAGAACGGCAGGCAGAGCGGGAGGACTGTGGCGGAGATCCCGGGGCCTGCTCCCGCCTCCTCCGCCACAGACGGCGACACACGGTGAGGGGGGATGTCCGGGAGGAGGAAGGCGCGGAGAAGGCGGCCTCTCCTGTCCGGTTCTAGCCGCTAAAGGGCTCTTCTCCCGGGCAGGGAAGCACAAGGGGAGAGCGGAGCTGCAGCCGGGCTGAGAGGGGTGAAGGCGGGGCCTGCGTCCAGTGTCAGCCAATAGACGCGCAGGAGGGCGGAGCTCGGCAGCCAATCACTGCGCAGCGCTCTACATATAAGAGGCGGTCCCGGCTCCGGCCTCAGTGTATTCTCCAGGAGAAGTCTTTGTGTTTTCTCCCCACGTCTCACACGATGGCAGAGACCGCGCCAGCAGCCGCCGCTCCTCCTCCCGCCGAAGCGGCCGCCAAGTCCAAGAAGCAGCCGAGGAAATCCGCCGCGGCAGGGGCCGCCAAGAAAAGCAAGAAGCCGTCCGGTCCCAGCGTGTCCGAGCTCCTGGTCACAGCCGTGTCCGCCTCCAAGGAGCGCAGCGGGGTGTCTCTGGCCGCCCTGAAGAAGGCTCTGGCTGCCGGAGGATGCGATGTAGAGAAGAACAATAGCCGCATCAAGGTGGCCATCAGGGCTCTGGTCACCAAAGGGACCCTCACCCAGGTGAAGGGCAGCGGCGCCTCCGGCTCCTTCAAGCTCAACAagaagcagcaggagaccaaggaCAAGGCGGCCAAGAAGAAGAAGCCGGCGGCCAAGAAGCCTGCAGCTACTGCGGCCAAGAAACCCGCTAAATCCCCGAAGAAGCCCAAGAAGGCTCCGGCCAAGAGCCCGAAAAAGGCTAAGAAACCAGCCGCGGCCAAGAAAGCAGCCAAGAGCCCCAAGAAGCCGAAGGCTGCCCCCAAGAAGCTGGCCAAGAGTCCGGCTAAGAAGGCGGCCAAACCCAAGGCTGCCAAGAGTCCGGCTAAGAAAGCGGCGAAAGCCAAGAAGAGCGCGGCCAAGAAGTAACCGGCGCCGCCCGCACCTCTCccccaaaggctcttctcagagccaccacctcctcctcagacGAGCTCCACTCCGCCCTTCTGCCCTCGTTCTCCGCTCACAGCGGGCGGGGGCTCCGGCTCCTCTGCGGGCAGGAATAGGGGGCGGGTTAACCCTGTcagcgccgctctcttcagtctaccagggcctcgctgctcggctgataaccgcccctcactgcgccccgccctctgctggtagtgatgccgccgctcAGTGTACTGTGCCCGCAGGGGGGTCGTGCGCTCTATCCCTGGACACCAGCGCAGCGATGGAGCCGCTCTTCTCTGCACAGTGAATACGGGACTGTTCTCCCCTTCTCCGGTGGGAGAAGGCGGCCACTGACGGGTTAATACTGAGCAGGCtatgggggcggggctatagaacTAGTACCTTGacttttgaaattcccgctcaattactGTCCGGATAGAATTCAGCGGCCGTGGAGAAGCTCCGCCCTCGGCTCAGCTGAATGGATGATGTGAGC
Coding sequences within it:
- the LOC121000985 gene encoding histone H1B-like — translated: MAETAPAAAAPPPAEAAAKSKKQPRKSAAAGAAKKSKKPSGPSVSELLVTAVSASKERSGVSLAALKKALAAGGCDVEKNNSRIKVAIRALVTKGTLTQVKGSGASGSFKLNKKQQETKDKAAKKKKPAAKKPAATAAKKPAKSPKKPKKAPAKSPKKAKKPAAAKKAAKSPKKPKAAPKKLAKSPAKKAAKPKAAKSPAKKAAKAKKSAAKK